The Arachis ipaensis cultivar K30076 chromosome B07, Araip1.1, whole genome shotgun sequence genome includes a window with the following:
- the LOC107608822 gene encoding uncharacterized protein LOC107608822 isoform X3, whose amino-acid sequence MAVVSLCCTLTNPTQTPSSRSRTRICLLSASLPLSHSVQGSSLRAPGRPSSHRLLPPPSELRTATACSLTSPPSRRSHRNLPSRSHRANVEASVAQVPHFSSSSSSFRYRYTAPHPQNTNPRLLPHCRKGLTQRRRCAQTPSCLRPVVCGSTLLPHSTIGMRLVALMEAQWC is encoded by the exons ATGGCTGTCGTTTCATTGTGCTGCACACTGACTAACCCTACCCAAACTCCATCGTCCAGATCCAGAACGCGCATCTGCCTCCTCAGTGCCTCACTGCCTCTTTCACACTCAGTCCAGGGCTCCTCTCTTCGAGCTCCTGGTCGTCCGTCCAGCCACCGCCTGCTACCGCCGCCGTCGGAACTTCGAACAGCCACCGCATGCTCCCTCACTTCCCCTCCATCGCGCCGCAGCCATCGCAACCTTCCATCGCGCAGCCACCGTGCGAATGTGGAAGCCTCTGTCGCGCAGGTTCCTcacttctcctcctcctcctcctcattcagATACAGGTATACAGCGCCCCACCCCCAAAACACAAACCCTAGGTTACTCCCCCACTGCCGCAAGGGTCTCACTCAACGCCGCCGTTGCGCTCAGACACCATCGTGTCTTCGTCCGGTCGTCTGCGGCTCCACGCTTCTTCCTCATTCAACAATTG GCATGCGCTTGGTGGCTTTGATGGAAGCACAATGGTGTTGA
- the LOC107608822 gene encoding uncharacterized protein LOC107608822 isoform X2, translating into MVSFGVKKENRFLSAQLHGAPAPSPHTDSHVPPEVQSFLVLPSNKPQPSNLHHCRRDWDWDTGTTTTTSVHSHGLTSHSFFLELSVCHCLVCSAAVSPPSVALRSFLSSSGRRAPSLQPLSSFTNRSFCIWSSSAQPRFCRRPCACRLVAFVRCAQPLSLALCPDCSDRRRGNHDIYQ; encoded by the exons ATGGTGTCGTTTGGAGTTAAAAAAGAAAACAGATTCCTTTCTGCCCAATTGCACGGCGCCCCAGCCCCTTCTCCTCACACTGACTCGCACGTTCCTCCGGAAGTTCAGAGCTTTTTGGTTTTGCCCTCAAACAAACCCCAGCCATCTAACCTCCACCACTGCCGCAGGGACTGGGACTGGGACACTgggaccaccaccaccacctctgtTCACTCTCACGGTCTCACCAGTCACAGCTTCTTCCTCGAGCTCAGCGTCTGTCATTGTCTTGTCTGCTCAGCTGCGGTTTCGCCGCCGTCCGTCGCGCTCAGGAGCTTCCTGTCATCGTCTGGTCGTCGTGCTCCAAGTCTCCAACCCCTCTCCTCATTCACCAATCGCAGCTTCTGCATCTGGTCTTCGTCTGCTCAGCCGCGCTTCTGCCGCCGTCCCTGTGCTTGTCGCCTGGTCGCCTTTGTCCGTTGCGCTCAACCGCTCTCCCTCGCACTCTGCCCAGACTGCTCAGATCGAAG AAGAGGAAACCATGATATTTACCAATGA
- the LOC107608822 gene encoding uncharacterized protein LOC107608822 isoform X1 codes for MVSFGVKKENRFLSAQLHGAPAPSPHTDSHVPPEVQSFLVLPSNKPQPSNLHHCRRDWDWDTGTTTTTSVHSHGLTSHSFFLELSVCHCLVCSAAVSPPSVALRSFLSSSGRRAPSLQPLSSFTNRSFCIWSSSAQPRFCRRPCACRLVAFVRCAQPLSLALCPDCSDRRHALGGFDGSTMVLTIEVFDPRAKHG; via the exons ATGGTGTCGTTTGGAGTTAAAAAAGAAAACAGATTCCTTTCTGCCCAATTGCACGGCGCCCCAGCCCCTTCTCCTCACACTGACTCGCACGTTCCTCCGGAAGTTCAGAGCTTTTTGGTTTTGCCCTCAAACAAACCCCAGCCATCTAACCTCCACCACTGCCGCAGGGACTGGGACTGGGACACTgggaccaccaccaccacctctgtTCACTCTCACGGTCTCACCAGTCACAGCTTCTTCCTCGAGCTCAGCGTCTGTCATTGTCTTGTCTGCTCAGCTGCGGTTTCGCCGCCGTCCGTCGCGCTCAGGAGCTTCCTGTCATCGTCTGGTCGTCGTGCTCCAAGTCTCCAACCCCTCTCCTCATTCACCAATCGCAGCTTCTGCATCTGGTCTTCGTCTGCTCAGCCGCGCTTCTGCCGCCGTCCCTGTGCTTGTCGCCTGGTCGCCTTTGTCCGTTGCGCTCAACCGCTCTCCCTCGCACTCTGCCCAGACTGCTCAGATCGAAG GCATGCGCTTGGTGGCTTTGATGGAAGCACAATGGTGTTGACCATTGAAGTGTTTGATCCTCGTGCGAAGCATGGATAA